A single Xenopus laevis strain J_2021 chromosome 3S, Xenopus_laevis_v10.1, whole genome shotgun sequence DNA region contains:
- the LOC108703513 gene encoding histidine N-acetyltransferase yields MHRRERNRDTHRAEEEKSSILTDVFKLRWCYGFPGAHMKIEAVPGAPQDGEFEFVLATEKEFEEIISISHGIYGGLDYLPSRYHSWINEKDRMVVLAKKGGTVIGLLSVFVVDGGETALLEGLRVAPWERGRGVAGVLQRFCCKLVKHRYPSVKVMRLTRDDKLSAKELTKYRVIAKQGILLVSFNAPDLASRIFSIPLSPTDTCPPPPILLTPEDVRDVFLERGGLLKDLLPNQTIIQDWQPFQAVPDNQDLLRRKSLRWMSDDLIQPQVATLCTAPFPVPAGPLCFYLNIDVFGSELQSVQEQLLSHLRAHVPKLPADVRCQLFLPPNLWRPMADFCTLVLGLHLEKGYTEQYLLEADI; encoded by the exons atgcaCAGACGAGAGAGGAATAGAGACACACACAGGGCTGAGGAAGAGAAGAGCAGTATCCTAACG GACGTCTTTAAGCTTCGGTGGTGTTACGGATTCCCAGGTGCTCACATGAAGATAGAGGCAGTCCCTGGAGCCCCACAGGATGGGGAATTTGAATTTGTGCTAGCCACAGAAAAAGAATTTGAAGAGATTATCTCCATCTCTCATGGAATCTATGGGGGTCTAGATTATCTACCAAGTCGTTACCACAGCTGGATTAATGAGAAGGATCGGATGGTGGTTTTGGCCAAGAAAGGTGGCACCGTG ATTGGCCTGCTCTCTGTGTTTGTAGTAGATGGTGGTGAGACAGCTCTTCTGGAAGGACTTCGTGTGGCCCCTTGGGAGCGTGGAAGAGGCGTGGCTGGGGTGCTCCAGAGATTCTGCTGCAAGTTGGTCAAGCATCGATACCCAAGTGTGAAAGTGATGAGGCTCACGAGGGATGATAAGCTGAGTGCAAAGGAACTCACCAAATACCGGGTCATAGCCAAGCag GGTATACTACTGGTCAGCTTCAATGCGCCAGACCTTGCTTCACGTATTTTCTCCATCCCATTATCTCCTACGGATACTTGCCCACCGCCACCCATTCTACTGACTCCTGAAGATGTCCGTGATGTCTTCCTGGAACGAGGGGGACTTCTGAAGGATCTCCTGCCCAATCAAACCATCATTCAGGACTGGCAACCATTTCAGGCCGTGCCTGACAACCAAGACCTGCTTCGACGCAAATCATTGCGTTGGATGTCAGATGACCTGATTCAGCCTCAGGTGGCGACCCTCTGCACAGCCCCATTCCCTGTACCTGCTGGTCCCCTCTGCTTCTACCTCAACATTGATGTCTTTGGGTCTGAGCTGCAGAGTGTACAGGAGCAACTGCTGTCTCACCTTCGTGCCCATGTTCCTAAACTTCCAGCGGATGTGAGATGCCAGCTCTTCTTGCCTCCTAACCTGTGGAGGCCCATGGCTGATTTTTGCACCTTGGTGCTGGGCTTGCACCTTGAGAAAGGATATACAGAGCAGTATCTCCTGGAGGCTGATATATAA